In a genomic window of Gossypium arboreum isolate Shixiya-1 chromosome 9, ASM2569848v2, whole genome shotgun sequence:
- the LOC108455518 gene encoding protein PSK SIMULATOR 1-like, which produces MRGGEMVAESWFGGSRLNSRNNSNLDITGKMLGILVFEVASLMSKVVNLWHSLDDTEIFKLRKEMANSLGLRRLVSNDENYLMDLALNEIIENFGILATSVARLGKKCNNPVYHRFEYFIRDPILNSFEWLGWEYRLKKMERKVQKMERFVLVTMRLTRELEVLAEHERTLRRIRRNSEGDGMKAVEWQKKVILQRQEVKNLRDMSPWVRTYDYVVRILLRSLLTILEKIKYVFRTHQMVSVSSASVPRCNSFSTLMSSVHPSDNNLCGFNSEPPGQSFSKSAQISGQHLHSHHHSTALHGKHPRLKTKQFGHVGIGPFKRCVSVGSNSQILNSRKPIGTGSFRFIGAYNVNMDKLNYSKIGSLSCSDKIYSKLCVFNTKHLLDAPTSTLGDAALSLHYANIIILIEKLVSAPHMICLDARDELYNMLPACIRNALRLKLKSNAKTLASSIRSASPAAELRMALVRILEWLAPLAHNMIRWQSDRNFEEQRKVSQSDILLVQTLHFANRAKTEAAIIELLLGLNYVCRIGRTRNKLAL; this is translated from the coding sequence ATGAGGGGAGGCGAGATGGTGGCTGAGTCGTGGTTTGGTGGTTCACGGTTGAATTCAAGGAACAATAGTAATTTGGATATAACTGGCAAGATGCTTGGAATCTTAGTATTCGAAGTTGCTAGTTTGATGTCTAAGGTGGTGAATTTATGGCATTCTTTGGATGATACGGAGATCTTCAAGTTGAGGAAAGAAATGGCTAACTCACTTGGTCTTCGAAGGCTTGTGTCCAACGATGAAAATTACCTTATGGATCTTGCTTTGAACGAGATAATTGAGAATTTTGGCATTCTGGCAACATCTGTGGCCAGGCTTGGGAAGAAATGCAATAACCCCGTATATCACCGTTTCGAATATTTCATAAGAGATCCGATTTTGAACAGTTTTGAGTGGCTCGGGTGGGAATATCGCTTGAAGAAGATGGAGAGGAAAGTACAGAAGATGGAGAGATTCGTTTTGGTTACGATGCGGTTGACTCGAGAGTTGGAAGTGCTGGCAGAACATGAGCGGACTCTTAGAAGGATTCGGAGAAACTCGGAGGGGGATGGGATGAAAGCAGTCGAGTGGCAAAAGAAGGTAATTTTGCAGCGCCAGGAAGTGAAAAATCTACGTGACATGTCTCCGTGGGTTCGGACATATGATTATGTTGTCCGGATTTTGTTGAGATCACTTTTGACAATACTTGAGAAGATAAAATATGTGTTTAGAACCCACCAAATGGTATCTGTTAGTAGTGCCTCTGTTCCCCGCTGCAATTCGTTTTCCACTCTAATGTCTTCCGTACATCCTTCTGATAATAATCTATGCGGTTTCAACTCTGAACCTCCTGGCCAGTCATTTTCAAAGTCAGCGCAGATCAGTGGCCAGCATCTACACTCTCATCATCACTCAACTGCCTTACACGGCAAGCACCCACGTCTGAAAACCAAACAGTTCGGTCATGTTGGAATTGGTCCTTTCAAAAGATGCGTGTCTGTTGGAAGTAATTCTCAGATTTTAAACAGCCGCAAGCCGATTGGCACTGGATCTTTCAGGTTCATTGGTGCTTACAATGTAAACATGGACAAGCTAAACTATTCAAAGATAGGGTCGTTATCTTGCAGTGataaaatttattctaaattATGCGTCTTCAATACCAAGCACTTGTTGGATGCTCCTACATCGACACTTGGTGATGCTGCATTATCTCTCCACTATGCGAACATCATTATCTTGATAGAGAAACTAGTTTCAGCACCTCACATGATCTGCCTCGATGCAAGAGATGAGCTCTACAATATGTTACCTGCATGTATAAGAAATGCTCTGCGCCTTAAACTGAAGTCCAATGCAAAGACTTTGGCTTCATCAATCCGTAGTGCTTCCCCTGCAGCAGAACTGAGAATGGCATTAGTGCGGATATTGGAATGGTTGGCTCCTCTTGCTCACAACATGATTAGGTGGCAGTCAGACCGCAATTTCGAGGAACAGCGTAAGGTTTCCCAATCTGATATACTTTTGGTACAGACGCTACACTTTGCAAATCGTGCGAAAACAGAAGCAGCTATTATTGAGCTTCTTCTGGGCCTTAATTATGTCTGTAGGATCGGGAGAACACGGAATAAACTAGCTTTATGA